The following nucleotide sequence is from Eschrichtius robustus isolate mEscRob2 chromosome 10, mEscRob2.pri, whole genome shotgun sequence.
CTCCCCTGCCTTTCCCATCACCCACTTTCCACCCACCCCAGGAGTTCtgccctgtcttttttttttttttttttgagaaacaaaCAGCATGGTACCCATGCCTACTACTATTATTTCCTATCTGGGTCTCTTTGGGCCTCTGGTGTTGGACTCCCCTGGCTCCTAGAGTCCGAGAGGAGACTGGAGAGTTCTACCTGCCCATCTTCGACCTCAGACACCCACACTCCCCTCTGCCCGCTCGCACATGCGTTCCAGGATTCGGTGGATGCTGGTGAAACTGGGCCTGTCTGCAGGCAGCTCGCTCCAACACAGACGCATCAGATTGTACAGTTCCAGGGGGCAGTTCTCTGGGCAGGAGAGGACGTTGCCGTCCCGCACGTAGTAGATGACCTCCTCGTGGGCCATCCCGTAGTAGGGCTGCAGGCCGTAGGAGAAGATCTCCCACAGGACCACCCCGTAGGCCCACACGTCAGACTCCGTGGTATAGCGGTTGTAGAAGATGGACTCCGGGGGCATCCAACGGATGGGGATGGCGTCGTTTTCGTTGGCTTTGTAGTAGTCAGCTGAGTAGATGTTTCTAGAGAGGCCAAAGTCGGCGATTTTCACCACCATGTTTTCACCCACAAGGCAGTTCCTGGTGGCCAAATCCCGGTGGACAAACTTGCGTTCGGAGAGGTAGGCCATGCCGGCGGCCACCTGCCTGGCGATGCACAGCTGCTCGGCACAGGAAAGGGGCGGCGGGCCGGGGCTGGAGGCCTGCGCCCCGCGGGTCAGGTCGCTGGGACTGAGGCTGCGTCCGGGGTGAGGGGACATGCTGCGGAGGAACTCATTGAGGTCCCCGTAGGCCATGTATTCAAAGAGCAGACACAGCGGCTTCCCCACCGCACACACGCCTAGAACCAAAACAAGGCCTCCTGTTAGAGGTTGCGCTTCCAAAGTGACACGCTGGAAAAAATTGTCCAAAAGCAAATGACCAGATCAGAAAATGTGGTGCCTTGGTTTTCTGTTGAGGGCATCATAGTCGAACTCTGACCCCCTTTCTTTGTGTAAACATCTCCTATTTATCTTTAAAGATTCAACTGATTTATCACTCCTCATGGGGTGCTTCAGCTCCTGACCTTTCCAGGATCAGGTTTAACTTCCGTCATTCTTTATCCTTAATCCTGCATCCTATCTACCTGCCTGTTATAATCATCCATTTAGCTGAGGTTTCTTCCCAACATTTTAGCCCTTTAAACTAGAGATTATATCTTAAGTCTTCTTTAAATTCCACACACCTACCGTGTGTCTGGCGAGTAAGTACTCCATAAATGTTGGGTGAATGAATTTATGAATGGATGTTTGCTTTGAGTATGTAATGCAGTTGCTCTGtttttctgcttcctttctgAAGAAGGATGATAAGGAAGCTGTTGGATGAAATTTGGAAAGGAGCACAAAAACAATCCAAGCTCTTAGATGAAGTATTCAGGTTACTGCAGTAAAACATTTAGGTAAATTTACAATGTTCattccagaaagaaacaaaatgttaaCATAAAGAGTCTTAGATTTAGTGCCAGGAAGacatttgttaattttaaaatcttgctGTATTTGAGAGGGAAATGGACAACTTGAAATATTAGATCAGATGGTCACAATTTCATATCAGCATAAAAATAGATCattagctctatttttttttcaggcaaAAGTTAGAAGTCTGttcaaaaaggaagagaaacGAGAATACTATTATCTTGGCTTGTTTATTTTGCTGTTAGTTTTTAATTCCAGGGACtttagcaatctgtatatttatatgtactatataaattcaattaaaaattacaaaattaaatacaaaattggTAAAAGAATTAATGAAGTGAGAAAATATTTCTctgagaagtttttttaaaacgtCAGTGTTTTGAATTTAGGTGATGTAATGAAATAGTCTACTCCCTAGTGCAGAATATATTCTATGGGGAGGAACAGAGGCATCTCTCTGatcaaggaatgaaagaaaagatgtAAGTGAAGTATGAAGGAGAAGAAACTTGGCAAGCCTCTGTTTTCTGATGCAATACATTTCTTCACTTATATTTTCATACCTAAGAGTTTCACAATGTTAGGATTATCAAATTCTGCCATGAGGGCTGCCTCCCTCTGAAAGTCTGCTTGCATATCTGCTGAGGCTTCTTCTTTGAGCATCTTCACTGCCACCATTGTGAAAGGTTCATAGGGAAGTAAGCCTGGAGCCCTGAGAGATAAGTTTATTTAgcaagaaatcaaagatcagGAAGATTACACATAGTCACATGATAACTACCCAGGCTTATACACATCCCACACTCATGCAGCCTTTCCCAGAGCCACAGAACCAAAGTAAGATGCCAATGGCAGGTCACACTTAAAACTCCTTGACTCCAATGAATAAAAATCACTGCGGTTATTTTCAACATAGACTGTTTGAgaaatgcattatttatttatttatttatttatttatttattttaattaattaatttatttatttttggctgtgttgggtcttcctttctgtgcgagggctttctctagttgcggcaagcgggggccactcttcatcgcggtgcgcgggcctctcactatcgcggcattATTTATTAATAACAGAAAACCAAAAGTGCCCAAGTCCAATGGGATTATCATTACCATCCTAACCCCTTAATCTCTGGCCAGAATATAAATTCCTAGAAGGCAGGGACCAtgacttattcatctttatatccccAAAGAGCCTAAAAGGGTGCCTTGCGTAGTTTTTGGTTCCCACTAAGTATTTGTGTGAGATTTTCATTAATCATGTAACCTCCATACCAGGGCCACTGTGAGTAGAAGTAAGGTTGTATCCTGCCCAAGAGCAACAGGCCAAAGTAACAATTGGTGATTAAAACCAAGTCCACACTCTGTGGCCCAGCTGTGTGTCTGTGGAGCTACATCCGTGCAGAGAGGGTATTTTATTCCAACTCACACAAAGACATTAACTGGGCTAGCACTGGCCCTAATACACACTCGTTTTTTTTGAGCTCATTGTTGGCTGACAtttttgcataatttttttttcctttttctgtcttgCCATTCTGTGAACATCTATTTAACATCCATACATGTCAGGCTTTGAGTTCTTAAACTGAAACACTATTTCAAAGTAAACATTAAGTGAAGTGGAGACTATAGCAATTGAAAATGGAAgagattttagaaatatttactaAAAGCAATGtgagaaattattatttaaaatgtacaacgaAATTctcttctgaaaagaaaatatgattaAACTTTGCTAATTGCTTATCATCGGAACACTTTATAAAGATTCTCTCCATATACACAACCCTATTTTCTAGCAGAGGGGGAAAAGTATCAAGATTCAAAGTACAGCACTCAATAAAAATAAGGCAAATGACGTGAAGAAGGAACTAATTTGATAATAACTATTATACATATTACATAGAATCAAGTTAATGTCTGGTAACTTTTCAGACACAATGTATTTCAgttggtaggtttttttttttaatgtgggcaaCTTTACCTTGCTTGAAAGACCCTTCCAAATGCTCCCTCTCCGATATCTCTCACATATTCAATGTTATTCCTGGGATACTCCAGGCTGAGCAATTTGGGATTCAAAAGAAGTGGCATCCTCTGGTACATGGGGTTGGGATGAAGTCTGTCTAGCAAGAGCTCAGAAGGAAGAGTAGTGAGGGTTACAGCCGCTGATTCTCTGCAGGTAAGACAGGTAAGATCAATAATGAGCTGAGGACCAGGTGAGAGCTTTGCACTCAGACTTAGGTTCTAAAGAGACATGGTGTTTAGGAGGAAACAAATTATACTAAGTTCACCAAAGATCCTTCCGTTTTAGAGCAACGAAGAATTTGGTTTGGAGCCTAaaggtacattctttttttcaggaattttgtcaCTATCCAATCTGGTAGTGGCAGTGGGGCTGAGGGGGCTGATAGGGAGCAGGAACGGCCATATTCTTCCAAATTGTGGTTTAGATTCTATCTGCTGTGAAAAACTAACCTTAGGACATGTGATCCTATGCAACAAGtcattgacatttttaaagatcATGGTGGGGCTGCTTACCGTTAAAGCAAGGCAACGGCTGTCAGAAAGGAAGTGGCAGTGTTATATATACCCCTCCTCCCGTCTCCAGCTTCAATACCAAATACgtaaaggttttaaaaatgatactACATGTGATTCACTTAAACTAGAATCTcaccttttcttatttttccattgttttcGTCTTCGGCAGCAATAAAGAGTGGTTATGGTAAGAAGCACGAATATGGCAAAGCTGGACATGATGGAGATTATTACAGTCATGGAGTATGTAGgtgagacagagaaggaggatgaggaggaggaaggcacATTTGGAATGTCCACACTCGGCTTTGAGGACGTCATTGGTGGGAATGCTGTAAGTCAACAACAGATTTTCACTCATTCTTAAACTTTTAAGCAGCAACTTTTGTATTCAGGCAATCAGGAAACTAAATTTAAGACTATGTTTTAATGTATCAGGTTCTCCCTGGTTATATATCTATACAGCGCAATTGTAAGAATCCAGTGAAGTCTAGTTGTAAGTAAATCCAGCTTacagaatcatagaattttaaagatgagacTCAGAGAAAGGAAATACTTTTTCCAAGACAAATGCAAATCCTGGGCTAGTGTCTTTACACTCATCATAGTTTTTATGACCTGACAACAATCATGGACATTGTTAAgttactaaataaaatatttttatgaaattgaAGTCAGGATTGTCTAAAGCTGAggttttatacatatgtattgttgatttacaaacAGAATTAAATGGAAGAACATGGAAAATGGAAATAGTAGGACAGAAATGAGAAAGTTAGTTCATCTAACAATTGAACTCCTGTCAAATTCCTATTAAAAAGGTCAATGCAATATACAAATAAGTTAAAATCTGTATTACCGCTGGAAACCAAAAGATGTCATACTAATGTCCCTCTGTTTGTAGGGTGTAACGACCATTGTGTATCTATTAAAACAACattatgaattatattttaaatccttTTAGTTGACTGAGTAAAGACAAAAACATGGAtacagaatattttaataatataatcaaCAAGAATGTCTTAATAGTGAAGAATGAACTTTGTACCCTAAAAAGACAGaataaaccttattttcaaatatttgttggatactGACAGACACGGTCTTTTCTGTCAGGTCACAAAGATGAATCTCAGTAAACTTCAAAGGAAGAAATTATGCAGATCTATTCTTTGACCAAAATGCAATTAATAACAGATTAAATAAAATCCAATaaggcattaaaaaaagaaacattttaataacCTTTCAATCAAAGAGTAGAAAGTAGCCATAGTTACAGATGACAAAATAACTTCCTAACAGTGTTGATGAGATTTGGCCAAAGATGTGTTCAGTGATAAACTCATAGCATTATCTTCTTCCATtagataaaaagaatgaagtgaatGAACTAGATATTTAAAActttggaaaagaaacaaaatctacagaaaacaaaggaaaacaggtgATATAGTGACAGCCATGTACAAGCAGAAATTAATAAGTTAGAATACACATAACACAAatgatagaatttaaaaataggtCAATAGTTTgtcttataaatatttacaaagtagTCTAATcagtgacattttaattttaaaatgaaaagaaaggcacAAACATACAAAATTAGGAATGAtaaagtcattttaacaatagactcaaaggtcaataaaaatgaaataatatataactatggagttacatttttaaaatcttaaggaAAATGGTAGGAGCACATTAATTACCAAATttgaagaattagaaaatctgaAACTAGCCATAACCAGGAAATTTAAGTCATTATAGAATTATGGTTACAGtctttcagtcttggaagagatACAATTTTCACAGTTTTATAATATATTCCAGTAAGAGAAAAATCTTTCAGATTGTTTTAGCAAGTTATTATAATAGTAATATCACAACCTGACAGTGTTAGCACAAAAGAAAAGTGCAGATTATAGAGCATAGATTTAAAAGATCCtaaatgaaatattagaaattGACTgcaatatagtaaaaaaaaatgatttcttagAAGGAACTATATTATTATAACACATCACAGAGTCAAAGGAAAACTTTCATTGCAGTGGATGCCTGAAGCCATTTGAAATAGGACACTTGTAAAAGCAGAGATTATAAGGGATGCCTACGTATGACTTCTTAGTCTAGGCATGGAAGCAGTGATTATGCCCTGAGCACCAGTGGCTAAGCAAGTGGTTTTGAAGCCTGTGGAGACCAAGTTTGGTCACCCCTGTGACTCAAGCAGGCACCTGTAACTAGAAGAATATTAGCACAGCAGTAAAACGTTCGTGCAGGACCAATGACAGCATTTCTCATCAAGCATCACAGCAGTGGTGGATGTAACAGACTTCCCAGGCTCAGCTGTGATGGTGTGAAAGCTGCTCTGACTTTCTGTGAACTGAGTCatttgaagatttaaaaaaatcaatccaaGATGAGTTGGGAGGGGGGCTTAAATTGGAGAGCTAAACTTAATGCTAATATGAAAGTAGGAGCAATCATCAAAAGACAGGGAGAAGGGAAGCAAGAAGGAAATATCCAAAAGATAaactaatgattaaaaaaaatcttccatcaCCCTTCAAAGGGAACTGGTAATATCCTTTAGAGTTTACTCAGAATTCAAGAGACTGTCCAGGAAATATTTGAGGGCTTTACACACTCCCACAGAATATGAGACAGTCTACCTAATAAGGATGACTTCTCTGTTCAATGACTGACCTACCTGAAGAGCTAAAGCCAATTTCTTTGATAATTGTATTTAACTCAGGGAACATATTTTTAGACATTCGTCACCATATGGTCAGATGAAACGATCAGTTTATGACATCTGGAGTTCATCTTCTTACATATAACATAGATTTCATAAAATGATTTAGCTAATCTATGCTGCTCGCAAGTCCTTATAATCAGTGTAGAAGGCAGAAATCTGGATGCTTTTGTGTGTCTTATTTCTGTCTAATCTAGGATTGAAGGTCAGCACCTTTCATACAGTAAACCCTCAATGAACgcttgaatggatgaatgagtaaaCAATCAAAGGATAACAAACATCACAGTCATGAATTAAAAGTCCAATCAAAGTTAACTTTGGTTGCTTCTGTGACAAAGAAttgaaacatttctttttcattctttcaagtTGGGAATGACAATTtgacaggtttccagaataataGATTTTTAGGGTTTTCCAAAGCTGTTCTTGTTTCCTAGCTCTGAGTGATTCAGTTGTGACCAGTAGCattctttctttcaatattttaagtcTTAGTCCTTTAAGTAAACTGGTAAAATCAACTCCTGGCATTTAGCCAAGTGCAGAAACAATTAGGCCTGGAATATCTAGCCCAAGAAATGAATATGATTTGAGCCTTGAACATGAAAATCAAAGGAAGTTAGTCGACAtgaaaaaaatttctaatttcattctgaaGATTTCTGCATTCTGGTAGGCTTAACGTACCATCTGATACACGTTAGTTTCTAGGACACCCCTTTTCAAGCAAccttcttgaattctttcctagAGATTTTGAGATGACCCTTTTAAAACCGTTTGATTTGACCCTGTAAACTTTATACTATTGGATGATACAAAAATCATGAATGCAAAATCAAAAGGTGATATTTTAAATTGGCTTATTTTATAGCCGTAGAAGGGATAAAGCAACTTAGTAACCTTGAGGTAGGAGATGGGATTTGTATCATTCACTAAATATGGTGCTCTCCATGGCCTAATTAGAAGCTATGAACTGGGATCTCCAATGATCTTCCTTCATATTCTACCCTGGGTGAGTATAGTGAAAAGACTTTGAGAGGGACCGTACATCTCGTTCTGGACATCATGAAATATGGGTGTAAATATGCATGCATGAATCCAGTTACATACACATAACGTTTCAAGGGCACAAACAAAATTACTTACTtgttaggttttcttttttataatctgAAGGGGAAAggataaaaatttgttttaagtgAACATCCAGATAGCTCCTGTGTTCTGTGAGAGAGTGCTAAGAAATGCAAGTTCTCTTTCAGCTTTttaatatacaatgggaaaacatTCTTCGCATTCGAATGCGAAAGGATTGCATCTTTGAAATTAAAACAGCTGTTAGGGCTCACCACATAGTTCCTTACAAATGAAGTTCATTAAAGCAACATGCAGCCATTCAGCTTTGTTTTGTGAGATCAGCATTTGCAAACATATGGCTTATTTTTgcatgctgaaaaatctgcttccTTGGCTAAGAAAGAGGACTTTATGCCTTTATTCCACTCCTCTGACAAAATATGAACTGTTTCTTGGCCATTTCTCTGCACATTCCATAAAATGTTATGAGCTCTCATAAGATCTGCTTATGAAGTAAGGTAAGATCTCAAGCAGCAGCGAAAAGtgctctttaatttcttttagaacAAATGGAATAAATCCTTATGCTAACCGGTGCAATTAGGATAGCAATAGGATTCTGTTATTAGGTATGGAAGGAAGGCAGAACtcaaaaaaaattggaaatgccTAGGAATATTAGGAGATTTAAATTCACACCTCAGGTT
It contains:
- the MUSK gene encoding muscle, skeletal receptor tyrosine-protein kinase isoform X4, which translates into the protein MRELVNIPLVHILTLVAFSGTEKLPKAPVITTPLETVDALVEEVATFMCAVESYPQPEISWTRNKILIKLFDTRYSIRENGQLLTILSVEDSDDGIYCCIANNGVGGAAESCGALQVKMKPKITRPPINVKIIEGLKAVLPCTTMGNPKPSVSWIKGDSALRENSRTAVLESGSLRIHNVQKEDAGNYRCVAKNSLGTAYSKLAKLEVEEKSEPEQDTKVFARILRPPESHNVTFGSFVTLRCIATGIPVPTITWIENGNAVSSGSIQESVKDRLIDSRLQLFITKPGLYTCIATNKHGEKFSTAKAAATISIAEWREYCLAVKELFCAQEWLAVEEETPRGLHRSGIHLLSMPDCNKLPSMHWDPMACTRLPYLAFPPMTSSKPSVDIPNVPSSSSSSFSVSPTYSMTVIISIMSSFAIFVLLTITTLYCCRRRKQWKNKKRESAAVTLTTLPSELLLDRLHPNPMYQRMPLLLNPKLLSLEYPRNNIEYVRDIGEGAFGRVFQARAPGLLPYEPFTMVAVKMLKEEASADMQADFQREAALMAEFDNPNIVKLLGVCAVGKPLCLLFEYMAYGDLNEFLRSMSPHPGRSLSPSDLTRGAQASSPGPPPLSCAEQLCIARQVAAGMAYLSERKFVHRDLATRNCLVGENMVVKIADFGLSRNIYSADYYKANENDAIPIRWMPPESIFYNRYTTESDVWAYGVVLWEIFSYGLQPYYGMAHEEVIYYVRDGNVLSCPENCPLELYNLMRLCWSELPADRPSFTSIHRILERMCERAEGSVGV
- the MUSK gene encoding muscle, skeletal receptor tyrosine-protein kinase isoform X5 translates to MRELVNIPLVHILTLVAFSGTEKLPKAPVITTPLETVDALVEEVATFMCAVESYPQPEISWTRNKILIKLFDTRYSIRENGQLLTILSVEDSDDGIYCCIANNGVGGAAESCGALQVKMKPKITRPPINVKIIEGLKAVLPCTTMGNPKPSVSWIKGDSALRENSRTAVLESGSLRIHNVQKEDAGNYRCVAKNSLGTAYSKLAKLEVEVFARILRPPESHNVTFGSFVTLRCIATGIPVPTITWIENGNAVSSGSIQESVKDRLIDSRLQLFITKPGLYTCIATNKHGEKFSTAKAAATISIAEWREYCLAVKELFCAQEWLAVEEETPRGLHRSGIHLLSMPDCNKLPSMHWDPMACTRLPYLAFPPMTSSKPSVDIPNVPSSSSSSFSVSPTYSMTVIISIMSSFAIFVLLTITTLYCCRRRKQWKNKKRESAAVTLTTLPSELLLDRLHPNPMYQRMPLLLNPKLLSLEYPRNNIEYVRDIGEGAFGRVFQARAPGLLPYEPFTMVAVKMLKEEASADMQADFQREAALMAEFDNPNIVKLLGVCAVGKPLCLLFEYMAYGDLNEFLRSMSPHPGRSLSPSDLTRGAQASSPGPPPLSCAEQLCIARQVAAGMAYLSERKFVHRDLATRNCLVGENMVVKIADFGLSRNIYSADYYKANENDAIPIRWMPPESIFYNRYTTESDVWAYGVVLWEIFSYGLQPYYGMAHEEVIYYVRDGNVLSCPENCPLELYNLMRLCWSELPADRPSFTSIHRILERMCERAEGSVGV